Genomic window (Dyadobacter fanqingshengii):
CATATTATCCTGCCCCTGCGCCTTTGAAAATAAGAAAACGGCTGTCAGAAGTATCAGTATTTTATGAATATGCTTTGTAATCATAACTTCTAAAATATAATTAATTCCATGTGTCGAGAAACCCTTTGAGTCTAACGCAAAACTAACAAATACTATATAGAAAAGCGTTTTGAATAATTTTAAAAATGATATTTGAAAAACAAAGCGTCTTGAAACAGGCCGTTTTTGGACATTTCAAATAATAGTGCGTAAGGAAAGCGTTGGCCGCGTTAAATACAAATACCGGAGGGAGCCATTTTAAAGACTGCCCTCCGGTATTTTAAGTTCAATTAAGCTGCTACTATTTTTTCTTTGGAGCTGCTGTTGCAGGCGTAGTCGCAGGTGCCGCAGTTCCTGTTTTCGCAGGCGCTGTTACCGGTGCTGCTGTCCCTGGTTTCGCTGCCGCAGGAGCTGCCGCTTCGATTTTGTCAGGATCTACACCTAATTTTCTTAGGATGAGGTTTGTTGCATTGTTGTCCTCAGAAGCTGCGAACAAGATGATCGGCGTTGTTCCTGCGCCTGCATCCATATTCAGGATGTAAAGGAACCCACTTTCTTTTCCAACTTCCTGGATCGCGTTGTTAACCTTCGTCAAAATTGGTTCAAGCAATTGTTGTTGCTTGGTTTGCAAAGATGTCTGTGCATTGTTTTGCATTTCCTGAATTCTGGTTTGCAGGTTTTGCAATTCTTTTTCTTTATCTGCACGGATGACATCAGTCATATTTGCACCATTCTTCTGATAAGCTTCATACTTCTCCTGCGCCTCCTTATAAGTTTCTCCTAATGCTTTATCCAACTGAGCCTTGGTAACTTCAAGCTGGTTCTGCATCACTTTACTTTCTGGTAACTTGCCAATTATATAATCAACATTGGTATAACCGATTTTAGTAAGTCCGCTTGCAGGGGTAGTTTGCGCTAACAGAGGGGTTGTAATAATGGTCATCACGACCAAAAAAGCTATCAATTTTTGTTTCATTGCTTTGTTACTTAAGTTTACTGTTTGTACTTTTTTGTTTTGGTGAGTTTTCTGTCGGCGCCTGAACTGGCGGCTGTTCTAATTTGCCTACTTTATCGCCAGCTGCTGCTTTTGTTTTTGTATCAATGCCCAGTTCCTCCATCACGTAATCCGAATAATCGTGCTTGGGATTCGTATAAAGCATGCCTACATCGCTTGACTTGTCAAACATAAAATCCAGCCTGCGCTGGCTGCAAACTTTGGTAACTGCTCTCTGTACTTTTTCAAGAACAGGTTTCATCAGTTCTTTCTTTTTCTGAAAAAGAAGCCCTTCCATTCCAAAGATCTTACTATTATATTCTCCGGCTTCAAGCTCTTTCTCCTTTATCTCACTCTGTCGTTTCCTCTTCAAGTCTTCGGTAAGCAGGATTTCTTCTGCCATATATGCACGTTGCATACGATCTATTTCCGAAAACTTGTCCTGTATTTCTTTGGCCCACTTTTCGGAAAACTTCTTCATCTCCGTTTGTGCCAACTGATATTCAGGCATCTTACTGGTAATGAATTCCATGTCTGTGTAACCAATCTTCTGCGCCCATGACGCTGATCCACATAGAATTGACAAAACTAGTAAAATAAAAAACTTCTTCATGCCAGGGAGCTAATAATTTGCAAACTTCTTAACGAAACAACAGTCAAATATATTATCTGATTTGCTGTCCAATCGTAAAATGGAATTGTGGTCCGCTTCGTTTAGCTTCTCCCTGTATTTTATCAAATCCATATCCCCAGTCGATACCCAGAAGTCCGAATGCAGGCATAAAAATACGGGCACCAACTCCGGCTGAGCGTTTCAGATCAAAAGGATTAAATTCCTTATATGTTCCCCAGTTGTTACCGCCCTCTGCAAAGCCTAATATAAATATGGTTGCCTGCGGGTTCAATGAAACCGGGTAGCGAAGCTCCATTACATACTTATTATACACAATCCCACCGCCTGATGCCGGATAACCCTGCTCATTCTGCGGTCCAACCTTCTGATCCTGGTAACCACGCAGACCGATAATGTCCTGGTCAGCAAGAGAGAATGAACCTTGACCTGCCAGACCAGAACCACCCACGATAAAGCGGCCGAATGGGCTGTAACCCACTTTGTCTCCATATGCTCCCAGGAAACCCATGTGCGTACGTGCGCTCAATACAAGTTTGCCGGTAATGGTTGCATAATAGCTGGCATCGAACATCCATTTGTGATATTCTACCCAACGATATGTGTCCGTTTTGTCTGTAAAGTCCTTTTTTCTAAAAGCTGAATAAGGAGGTGTAAATGTTCCGCTCAGTGAAATATTACTGCCGTTTCGGGGAAATTGGAAATCACTAAGTGTATTCCGAGAAATCGTTGTATTGAACGAAATATTGTTTGATACACCATTACTATATCCTATCCTAAAAATGTCCAATTCATCCAATCTGTATCGCTGATAAGATAGCGAATGCGTCATCACAAGATTACGATCCGG
Coding sequences:
- a CDS encoding OmpH family outer membrane protein is translated as MKQKLIAFLVVMTIITTPLLAQTTPASGLTKIGYTNVDYIIGKLPESKVMQNQLEVTKAQLDKALGETYKEAQEKYEAYQKNGANMTDVIRADKEKELQNLQTRIQEMQNNAQTSLQTKQQQLLEPILTKVNNAIQEVGKESGFLYILNMDAGAGTTPIILFAASEDNNATNLILRKLGVDPDKIEAAAPAAAKPGTAAPVTAPAKTGTAAPATTPATAAPKKK
- a CDS encoding OmpH family outer membrane protein, with product MKKFFILLVLSILCGSASWAQKIGYTDMEFITSKMPEYQLAQTEMKKFSEKWAKEIQDKFSEIDRMQRAYMAEEILLTEDLKRKRQSEIKEKELEAGEYNSKIFGMEGLLFQKKKELMKPVLEKVQRAVTKVCSQRRLDFMFDKSSDVGMLYTNPKHDYSDYVMEELGIDTKTKAAAGDKVGKLEQPPVQAPTENSPKQKSTNSKLK